AAATAAATGACCGGGGCAGCGAAATGGTTTTAGATGCGCTCTTTTTTCGACCCGGGATGCGGTAATCGTGAGCAGACTGCTGATCGTCGACGACGATATGGAAATTCTGTCCCTGCTGAAGAAGTTCTTCGTTCAGCATGCCTATGAGGTGGACGTGGCGCCCCATGGCGAGGCCATGTGGGCGGCGATTGCGCAGAACCGCCCGGACACGATCATCCTCGACGTGATGCTGCCCGGCGAAAGCGGCCTGAGCCTGTGCCAGAAAGTACGGGCGCAGACCGGGATCCCGATCATCATGCTCACCGCCATGGCCGAGTTGAGCGATCGCATCGTCGGCCTGGAACTGGGCGCCGACGACTACCTGACCAAACCCTTCGCCCCCCAGGAACTGCTGGCCCGGGTGCGCGCCCTGCAACGTCGTGCCGGCGAACAGAAAAGCCCCGTTAGCGAACCGTCTCGGCCGGTCAGCAGCTTCGCCGGTTGGCACCTGGATATCACCTGCCGCGAATTGCGCTCACCCGATAACGTGATGATTCCGCTGTCCGGTGGCGAGTTCGACCTGCTGGTGGTGTTCCTCGAGCATCCCCAGCGCATCCTCACCCGCGAGCAACTGATCGACCTCACGCACGGCCAGGGCCATGACGCCTTCGACCGCAGCATCGATGTGCAGGTCAGCCGCCTGCGACGCAAAATCGAACCCGACAGCAAGCGCCCGGACCTGATCCGTACCGTGCGCAATGGAGGCTATATGTTCACCGCCAAGGTCACCCGCTCGTGATCGGCCGCCTGTTCCGTCGCGACACCTTGCGGCGCCGGATTGCCCTGACCATCGTCGCCGCGATGGTGGCCTCGCTGACCCTCAATGCCCTGTTCGTGCAAGTCGCCGGCACCTGGGCCCGCCCGCCCATCGAGCGCACCGGCCTGCTGGAGCAGATTGCCGCGGCCACCCGGGTGATCGAAGCGGCGCCGCCCCAGCTGCGAGGGCAATTGGCGGGCGCGGCCAGCAACCCCATGCTCGATGTGGCGTGGAGCGCCGATCGCGGCACCCTCAACCTGCCGGCCGGGGGCGCGCCCGTGGAAACCGGCAAGGTGCCGGTCATGCATCAATTGTTGGGTGATGAGCGCGAGATCGACGTGTTCAACCCTTCCAATTGGCCGGCTGACAGCCCCGAGGCGCGTTACGTCGCGCTGGTGCGCCTGGTCGATGGCAGCTGGTTGACGTTCACCCCGCCCGAACGCAGCTGGGGCCTGGACACCCGCACAAGGATCGCCGTGATCATCGCCCTGGGACTGATCGCCACCCTGCTGGTTGCCTGGATCGCCACGCGCCAACTGGCCAATCCCCTGCAACGTTTCGCCAGTGCCGCGCGGCGCTTCGGCGGCGACCTGAGCGCCCCGCCCATCGTCATCGAAGGCCCCCACGAAATACGCCAGGCGAT
This genomic interval from Pseudomonas putida contains the following:
- a CDS encoding response regulator; translated protein: MSRLLIVDDDMEILSLLKKFFVQHAYEVDVAPHGEAMWAAIAQNRPDTIILDVMLPGESGLSLCQKVRAQTGIPIIMLTAMAELSDRIVGLELGADDYLTKPFAPQELLARVRALQRRAGEQKSPVSEPSRPVSSFAGWHLDITCRELRSPDNVMIPLSGGEFDLLVVFLEHPQRILTREQLIDLTHGQGHDAFDRSIDVQVSRLRRKIEPDSKRPDLIRTVRNGGYMFTAKVTRS